A window from Engraulis encrasicolus isolate BLACKSEA-1 chromosome 13, IST_EnEncr_1.0, whole genome shotgun sequence encodes these proteins:
- the frzb gene encoding secreted frizzled-related protein 3 isoform X1, with the protein MFSQKLYISFLALACLVRIPCATGAACEPIRIPMCKSMPWNMTKMPNHLHHSTQANAVLAIEQFEGLLGTACSPDLLFFLCAMYAPICTIDFQHDPIKPCKSVCEKAKCGCEPIMKRYNHTWPESLACEDLPVYDRGVCISPEAIVKAEGPDTPYQDPSKCSHESNPDFPMDSHNGNCKGGGDRCRCKAVRLARQTYSKNNYNYVIRARVKEIRTRNHDLSAIVEVKDVLKSSLVNIPRDVVTLHYNSGCLCPELVANEEYIIMGYENEERSRLLLIEGSIAQKWKDKVGRKVVRWNQLQEQSRGNSGRSNARRSRY; encoded by the exons ATGTTTTCTCAGAAGCTGTACATTTCTTTCCTCGCGCTGGCCTGCTTGGTGAGGATCCCGTGCGCAACAGGGGCAGCGTGCGAGCCCATCCGCATCCCAATGTGCAAGTCCATGCCGTGGAACATGACCAAAATGCCGAACCACCTTCATCACAGCACCCAGGCGAACGCGGTCTTGGCAATCGAGCAGTTTGAGGGCTTGCTGGGCACCGCTTGTAGCCCGGATCTGCTCTTCTTTCTGTGCGCCATGTACGCGCCCATATGCACCATAGACTTCCAGCACGACCCCATCAAGCCGTGCAAGTCGGTGTGCGAGAAAGCCAAGTGCGGCTGCGAGCCCatcatgaaaagatacaaccacACCTGGCCGGAGAGTCTGGCGTGCGAGGATTTACCCGTCTATGACCGAGGAGTTTGCATATCTCCCGAGGCTATCGTTAAAGCGGAGGGACCAG ACACTCCCTACCAAGACCCCTCCAAGTGCTCCCATG AATCAAATCCTGACTTTCCAATGGACTCTCACAATGGTAACTGtaaaggaggtggtg ACCGCTGCAGGTGCAAGGCTGTCAGGCTTGCCAGACAAACCTATTCGAAGAATAATTACAATTATG TCATCCGTGCGCGAGTCAAGGAGATCCGTACTCGTAACCACGACCTGAGTGCCATCGTGGAGGTGAAGGACGTGCTGAAGTCGTCGCTGGTCAACATCCCCCGAGATGTGGTGACCCTGCACTACAACTCCGGCTGCCTGTGTCCCGAGCTGGTGGCCAACGAGGAGTACATCATCATGGGCTACGAGAACGAGGAACGCTCCAG GCTACTTCTCATAGAGGGGTCAATTGCACAGAAGTGGAAGGACAAAGTAGGAAGAAAGGTTGTG cgCTGGAACCAGCTCCAGGAGCAGAGCAGGGGGAACTCGGGCAGGAGTAACGCAAGACGAAGCCGCTACTGA
- the frzb gene encoding secreted frizzled-related protein 3 isoform X2: MFSQKLYISFLALACLVRIPCATGAACEPIRIPMCKSMPWNMTKMPNHLHHSTQANAVLAIEQFEGLLGTACSPDLLFFLCAMYAPICTIDFQHDPIKPCKSVCEKAKCGCEPIMKRYNHTWPESLACEDLPVYDRGVCISPEAIVKAEGPDRCRCKAVRLARQTYSKNNYNYVIRARVKEIRTRNHDLSAIVEVKDVLKSSLVNIPRDVVTLHYNSGCLCPELVANEEYIIMGYENEERSRLLLIEGSIAQKWKDKVGRKVVRWNQLQEQSRGNSGRSNARRSRY; the protein is encoded by the exons ATGTTTTCTCAGAAGCTGTACATTTCTTTCCTCGCGCTGGCCTGCTTGGTGAGGATCCCGTGCGCAACAGGGGCAGCGTGCGAGCCCATCCGCATCCCAATGTGCAAGTCCATGCCGTGGAACATGACCAAAATGCCGAACCACCTTCATCACAGCACCCAGGCGAACGCGGTCTTGGCAATCGAGCAGTTTGAGGGCTTGCTGGGCACCGCTTGTAGCCCGGATCTGCTCTTCTTTCTGTGCGCCATGTACGCGCCCATATGCACCATAGACTTCCAGCACGACCCCATCAAGCCGTGCAAGTCGGTGTGCGAGAAAGCCAAGTGCGGCTGCGAGCCCatcatgaaaagatacaaccacACCTGGCCGGAGAGTCTGGCGTGCGAGGATTTACCCGTCTATGACCGAGGAGTTTGCATATCTCCCGAGGCTATCGTTAAAGCGGAGGGACCAG ACCGCTGCAGGTGCAAGGCTGTCAGGCTTGCCAGACAAACCTATTCGAAGAATAATTACAATTATG TCATCCGTGCGCGAGTCAAGGAGATCCGTACTCGTAACCACGACCTGAGTGCCATCGTGGAGGTGAAGGACGTGCTGAAGTCGTCGCTGGTCAACATCCCCCGAGATGTGGTGACCCTGCACTACAACTCCGGCTGCCTGTGTCCCGAGCTGGTGGCCAACGAGGAGTACATCATCATGGGCTACGAGAACGAGGAACGCTCCAG GCTACTTCTCATAGAGGGGTCAATTGCACAGAAGTGGAAGGACAAAGTAGGAAGAAAGGTTGTG cgCTGGAACCAGCTCCAGGAGCAGAGCAGGGGGAACTCGGGCAGGAGTAACGCAAGACGAAGCCGCTACTGA